A stretch of the Carassius carassius chromosome 6, fCarCar2.1, whole genome shotgun sequence genome encodes the following:
- the LOC132142818 gene encoding galectin-related protein, which yields MADLSAVRQELRNRNLSSSFGEPPCTSSQKEEQQKLAVPFCGGIRGGMRPGKKITIMGVMNADPDSFDISLTCGCGDVALDMCVQFEDREILRNACVSDSWGEEERSIPYFPFIAEQPFRVEIHCEHSRFRVLVDGHQLFDFYHRVTPLTAIDTIQISGGLTITKLN from the exons ATGGCGGATCTGAGCGCAGTTCGACAGGAACTT AGAAACAGAAATCTGAGCAGTTCTTTCGGGGAGCCTCCGTGTACGTCATCGCAAAAAGAAGAGCAACAGAAACTG GCTGTGCCGTTCTGCGGCGGCATCCGGGGAGGAATGAGGCCAGGGAAGAAAATCACCATCATGGGCGTCATGAACGCAGATCCGGACAg TTTTGACATCAGTCTGACATGCGGCTGCGGGGACGTCGCCCTGGATATGTGCGTACAGTTCGAAGACCGGGAGATTCTGCGAAACGCCTGCGTTTCTGATAGCTGGGGTGAGGAGGAGAGGTCAATACCCTACTTCCCCTTCATCGCAGAGCAGCCTTTCAGG gTTGAGATCCACTGTGAGCACTCACGCTTCCGTGTGCTGGTGGACGGCCATCAGCTCTTTGACTTCTACCACCGCGTGACGCCGCTGACGGCCATCGACACCATCCAGATCAGCGGCGGTCTGACCATCACCAAGCTGAACTGA